One Halovivax ruber XH-70 genomic region harbors:
- a CDS encoding SDR family NAD(P)-dependent oxidoreductase: protein MTRGAIIVGASSGIGEALARRLASDGYEIGLAARRTDRMVEIGEALPTKAAVATMDVTEPDAAREAFFELTAAMDRVELVVLSAGAGSINRDLSWETERETIDVNVTGFTALATAAIEYFERAGIEATSESASTDRRPTPDAPIDGHLVGISSVAAGFGSPDAPAYNASKAFVSRYLEGLRHRQAANAADVTITTIEPGFVDTDMALGEELFWVCSPETAAAQIHRAIESRRTHAYVTRRWRLIALLFWLLPESIARRLLS, encoded by the coding sequence ATGACACGTGGGGCGATCATCGTCGGTGCGTCGTCGGGGATCGGCGAGGCACTCGCTCGCCGTCTCGCGTCGGACGGGTACGAAATCGGGCTCGCCGCTCGCCGGACCGATCGCATGGTCGAGATCGGCGAAGCGCTCCCAACGAAGGCGGCCGTCGCGACGATGGACGTCACGGAACCCGACGCCGCTCGCGAGGCGTTTTTCGAACTTACGGCGGCGATGGACCGGGTCGAACTCGTCGTGCTCTCGGCCGGTGCCGGTTCGATCAATCGTGACCTCTCCTGGGAGACGGAACGGGAGACGATCGACGTGAACGTTACCGGCTTTACGGCCCTCGCGACGGCCGCGATCGAGTACTTCGAACGCGCCGGTATCGAGGCCACGTCCGAGTCTGCATCGACCGACCGACGACCGACCCCGGACGCGCCCATCGACGGGCACCTCGTCGGCATCTCGTCGGTCGCGGCCGGGTTCGGTAGTCCCGATGCGCCGGCGTACAACGCTTCGAAAGCGTTCGTCAGCCGGTACCTGGAGGGGCTTCGTCACCGACAGGCTGCTAACGCGGCCGACGTCACTATCACGACCATCGAGCCCGGATTCGTGGACACCGACATGGCGCTGGGGGAGGAGCTGTTCTGGGTGTGCTCGCCGGAGACGGCCGCCGCACAGATTCATCGCGCGATCGAATCTCGTCGAACGCACGCCTACGTCACCCGCCGATGGCGACTGATCGCGCTGCTGTTCTGGCTGCTCCCGGAGTCGATCGCCCGACGACTGCTCTCCTGA
- the mvk gene encoding mevalonate kinase, which yields MTRSSAPGKVYLFGEHAVVYGEPAVPCAIERRARVGVEPRDDATLRVHSDDLSLDGFTVEYAGSTDGKPDIDVAESLVDAAMGYVDEAIAQVREVTGEPDAGFEVTIESDIPLGAGLGSSAAVVVAAIDAATRALGVELSTAELAERAYQTELAVQDGQASRADTFCSATGGAVRVEGSDCRAIDAPDLPLVIGFDGGAGDTGALVAGVRQLRDEYSFAADTVASIGDIVRQGETALADGDVAELGRLMDFNHGLLSALGVSGRSLDSMVWAAREAGALGAKLTGAGGGGCIVALDPTPETETALRYLPGCEDVFPAELADEGVRQLE from the coding sequence ATGACTCGTTCGAGCGCTCCCGGGAAGGTCTACCTCTTCGGTGAGCACGCGGTCGTTTACGGCGAACCGGCGGTCCCGTGCGCGATCGAGCGTCGGGCCCGGGTGGGTGTCGAGCCGCGCGACGATGCGACATTGCGCGTTCATTCCGATGATCTCAGCCTGGATGGGTTCACCGTCGAGTACGCGGGCTCGACCGACGGGAAACCAGATATCGACGTCGCCGAGTCGCTCGTCGACGCCGCGATGGGATACGTCGACGAGGCGATCGCGCAGGTGCGTGAGGTAACTGGCGAGCCCGACGCCGGATTCGAGGTGACGATCGAGAGCGACATCCCGCTGGGGGCGGGTCTGGGGTCGTCCGCGGCGGTCGTCGTCGCCGCGATCGACGCCGCAACCCGCGCGCTCGGGGTCGAACTCTCCACGGCGGAACTCGCCGAGCGAGCGTATCAGACCGAACTTGCAGTGCAGGACGGGCAGGCCTCGCGAGCGGACACGTTCTGTTCCGCGACCGGCGGTGCCGTTCGCGTGGAAGGATCGGACTGTCGGGCGATCGACGCGCCCGATCTTCCGCTCGTGATCGGATTCGACGGTGGGGCTGGAGATACTGGTGCACTCGTCGCGGGTGTTCGACAGCTTCGCGACGAGTACTCGTTCGCGGCGGACACGGTCGCATCGATCGGCGACATCGTACGGCAGGGTGAGACGGCGCTGGCCGACGGTGACGTCGCGGAACTCGGGCGGTTGATGGATTTCAACCACGGACTGCTGTCGGCGCTGGGCGTCTCCGGCCGCTCGCTCGATTCGATGGTGTGGGCGGCACGCGAAGCCGGTGCACTGGGCGCGAAATTGACGGGTGCCGGCGGTGGTGGCTGCATCGTTGCACTGGACCCGACGCCGGAGACGGAGACGGCGTTGCGGTACTTACCCGGTTGTGAGGACGTGTTCCCTGCGGAACTGGCCGACGAGGGGGTGCGCCAGCTCGAATGA
- a CDS encoding isopentenyl phosphate kinase, which yields MTVVLKLGGSVVTEKDRAETIDGAALDHTADAIADAISVGDVDDLVVVHGGGSFGHHHASEFGVSTTDGSHDVDAVHAIHGAMTTLNQFVLRRLLDRDVPAVPIQPFSAGHRSERGELTFPFGQIETLLSEGFVPVLHGDLVAHAGEGVTVVSGDELVVELAASLGADRVGLCSAVPGVLDDADAVIDRIDEYDDVADVLGESEATDVSGGMAAKVRALLDLDSNATIFGRDGLSAFLEGDDPGTTID from the coding sequence ATGACGGTCGTCCTGAAACTCGGCGGGAGCGTCGTCACGGAGAAAGATCGGGCGGAGACGATCGACGGTGCGGCGCTCGATCACACGGCGGACGCGATCGCCGACGCGATCTCGGTTGGCGATGTCGACGACCTGGTCGTCGTCCACGGTGGCGGGAGTTTCGGCCACCACCACGCGAGCGAGTTCGGCGTGAGTACGACCGACGGAAGTCACGACGTAGACGCCGTCCACGCGATTCACGGGGCGATGACGACGCTCAATCAGTTCGTCCTCCGGCGCCTGCTCGACCGGGACGTCCCCGCCGTTCCGATACAGCCGTTTTCGGCCGGCCATCGGTCCGAACGTGGTGAACTCACGTTTCCGTTTGGCCAGATCGAGACGCTGCTTTCGGAGGGGTTCGTTCCCGTGCTCCACGGGGATCTCGTCGCGCACGCGGGTGAGGGCGTCACCGTCGTGAGTGGGGACGAACTCGTCGTCGAGTTGGCAGCGAGTCTCGGAGCCGACCGCGTCGGGCTCTGTTCGGCAGTCCCCGGCGTTCTCGACGATGCCGATGCGGTCATCGATCGGATCGACGAGTACGATGACGTCGCCGACGTGCTGGGCGAGAGCGAGGCGACGGACGTGAGCGGCGGGATGGCGGCGAAGGTGCGGGCGTTGCTCGACCTCGACTCGAACGCGACAATTTTTGGACGCGACGGACTGTCAGCGTTTCTCGAGGGGGACGATCCGGGAACGACGATCGACTAG
- a CDS encoding ribonuclease J, protein MEIEIATIGGYEEVGRQMTAVRAGNDVVIFDMGLNLSQVLIHDNVETERMHSLDLIDMGAIPDDRVMSDLEGDVQAIVPTHGHLDHIGAISKLAHRYNAPVVATPFTIELVKQQIESEQKFGVENDLIKMDPGETMSIGDTGQVELEFVNVTHSIIDAINPVLHTPEGAVVYGLDKRMDHTPVIGDPIDMERFREIGREGEGVLCYIEDCTNAGKQGRTPSESVARRHLKDVIYSLEDYDGGIVATTFSSHISRVTSLVEFAKDIGRQPVLLGRSMEKYSGTAERLDFVDFPDDLGMFGHRKSVDRTFKRIMNEGKENFLPVVTGHQGEPRAMLTRMARGETPYELDDGDKVVFSARVIPEPTNEGQRYQAEKLLGMQGARIYSDIHVSGHLNQEGHYEMLQALQPQHVIPAHQDMKGFSSYVDLCKSEGYKLGRDLHVTSNGNLIQLVE, encoded by the coding sequence ATGGAAATTGAAATTGCAACGATCGGCGGTTACGAGGAAGTCGGCCGGCAGATGACTGCCGTCCGCGCTGGTAACGACGTCGTCATCTTCGACATGGGACTGAACCTCTCGCAGGTTCTGATCCACGACAACGTCGAGACCGAGCGCATGCACAGTCTCGATCTGATCGACATGGGCGCGATTCCGGACGACCGGGTCATGTCCGACCTCGAGGGCGACGTCCAGGCGATCGTTCCGACCCACGGCCACCTGGACCACATCGGCGCGATCTCGAAGCTGGCGCATCGGTACAACGCACCGGTCGTCGCCACGCCGTTTACCATCGAACTGGTCAAACAGCAGATCGAGAGCGAACAGAAGTTCGGCGTCGAGAACGACCTGATCAAGATGGATCCCGGCGAGACGATGTCGATCGGCGACACCGGTCAGGTCGAACTCGAGTTCGTCAACGTCACGCACTCGATCATCGACGCCATCAACCCGGTCTTGCACACCCCCGAGGGAGCCGTCGTCTACGGACTGGACAAACGGATGGACCACACACCGGTCATCGGCGATCCGATCGACATGGAGCGGTTCCGCGAGATCGGTCGCGAAGGCGAGGGCGTCCTCTGTTACATCGAGGACTGTACGAACGCGGGCAAGCAGGGTCGCACACCGAGTGAATCGGTCGCGCGGCGCCACCTGAAAGACGTCATCTACAGTCTCGAGGACTACGACGGCGGCATCGTCGCGACGACGTTTTCGAGCCACATCTCCCGCGTCACTTCGCTCGTGGAGTTCGCCAAGGATATCGGCCGCCAGCCGGTCTTGCTGGGCCGCTCGATGGAGAAGTACTCGGGCACCGCCGAACGACTCGACTTCGTCGACTTCCCCGACGATCTCGGGATGTTCGGCCACCGCAAGTCGGTCGATCGAACGTTCAAACGGATCATGAACGAAGGCAAGGAGAACTTCCTCCCGGTCGTCACCGGCCACCAGGGCGAGCCACGTGCGATGCTCACCCGGATGGCCCGCGGTGAGACGCCGTACGAACTGGACGACGGCGACAAGGTCGTCTTCTCCGCCCGCGTGATTCCGGAACCGACGAACGAGGGTCAGCGCTACCAGGCCGAGAAACTGCTCGGCATGCAGGGTGCGCGCATCTACTCCGACATCCACGTTTCCGGGCACCTCAACCAGGAGGGCCACTACGAGATGCTGCAGGCGCTCCAGCCCCAGCACGTCATCCCGGCTCACCAGGACATGAAAGGCTTCTCCAGTTACGTCGACCTCTGCAAGAGTGAAGGATACAAACTCGGTCGGGACCTTCACGTCACATCGAACGGCAACCTGATCCAACTGGTCGAGTGA
- a CDS encoding glutamate--tRNA ligase, giving the protein MDDEVRERVEREVEKHALLNAVKHESDADVGAIMGPLMGENPDFRPHGGEIPGVAGPIVSEVNALSHEARRDRIAELAPDELAEIEAEDEEDEWDLPALPNAEGVEEVRMRCAPNPNGPWHVGHARMPAVIGTYRERYDGWFCVRFDDTDPETKRPDLDAYDDILDDVEYLGFEPDAVYRASDRVETYYEHARELIELGGAYTCSCSGETFSDLKNDGEACPHREKDVATVQEEFEAMVAGEYDSGEMVLRVKTDIDHKNPALRDFVAFRMIDTPHPRDVASEYRCWPMLDFQSGIDDQLVGVTHIIRGIDLQDSAKKQRFVYDYFDWEYPEVVHWGHVQLDAYDVPMSTSSIKELIDAGDLDGWDDPRAPTLASLRRRGIRGDAITDAMIGLGTSTSNVDLAMSTIYANNRELIDDGSDRYFFVRDGTEIPLGGSPPAEANPPLHPDHEDRGDRAIPVGDAVLVEPADVPDREASVWLKGLGCFQYTRDTLQYTDESIDVVREGDVDVIHWAPADENVSLQLRTMGGDVFGHAEPGVAALDPDDTVQFVRVGFARIDRHDDEETVAYFSHP; this is encoded by the coding sequence ATGGACGACGAGGTACGCGAGCGCGTCGAACGCGAGGTCGAGAAACACGCGCTCTTGAACGCCGTTAAGCACGAGAGCGACGCGGACGTAGGCGCCATCATGGGCCCGCTCATGGGCGAGAACCCGGACTTTCGGCCCCACGGGGGCGAGATTCCAGGCGTCGCCGGGCCGATCGTCAGTGAGGTGAACGCGCTGTCCCACGAGGCGCGCCGCGACCGCATTGCGGAGCTGGCACCCGACGAACTGGCCGAGATCGAAGCCGAGGACGAAGAAGACGAGTGGGACCTGCCGGCCCTCCCGAACGCCGAGGGCGTCGAGGAGGTCCGGATGCGCTGTGCGCCGAATCCGAACGGGCCGTGGCACGTGGGCCACGCTCGCATGCCGGCGGTGATCGGGACCTACCGCGAACGCTACGATGGCTGGTTCTGTGTCAGGTTCGACGACACCGATCCGGAGACGAAGCGTCCGGACCTCGACGCCTACGACGATATTCTCGACGATGTCGAGTACCTCGGATTCGAGCCCGACGCCGTCTACCGCGCCAGCGACCGGGTCGAAACCTACTACGAGCACGCCCGTGAGCTGATCGAGCTGGGCGGCGCGTACACCTGTTCGTGTTCCGGCGAGACGTTCAGCGACCTCAAAAACGACGGCGAGGCCTGTCCCCACCGCGAGAAGGACGTCGCAACCGTCCAGGAGGAGTTCGAGGCGATGGTCGCGGGCGAGTACGACAGCGGTGAGATGGTCTTGCGGGTCAAGACCGACATCGACCACAAGAACCCGGCGCTGCGCGATTTCGTCGCGTTCCGGATGATCGACACGCCCCATCCACGCGACGTGGCCAGCGAGTATCGCTGCTGGCCGATGCTCGACTTCCAGTCCGGTATCGACGACCAGCTGGTCGGCGTTACCCACATCATCCGCGGGATCGATCTGCAGGACTCCGCGAAGAAACAACGCTTCGTCTACGACTACTTCGACTGGGAGTATCCCGAGGTCGTCCACTGGGGCCACGTCCAGTTAGACGCCTACGACGTCCCGATGAGTACCTCCTCGATCAAGGAGCTGATCGACGCCGGCGACTTAGACGGCTGGGACGACCCGCGGGCACCCACGCTCGCGAGTCTGCGACGGCGGGGCATCCGCGGCGACGCGATCACCGACGCGATGATCGGCCTCGGCACGTCGACGTCGAATGTCGACCTCGCGATGAGCACCATCTACGCGAACAACCGGGAACTCATCGACGACGGGAGTGACCGCTACTTCTTCGTCCGCGACGGCACCGAAATCCCACTCGGCGGGAGCCCACCTGCGGAGGCGAATCCGCCGCTGCACCCCGATCACGAGGACCGCGGCGACCGGGCGATCCCCGTCGGTGACGCCGTCCTCGTCGAACCCGCGGACGTGCCGGATCGCGAAGCCAGCGTCTGGCTGAAAGGGCTCGGCTGTTTCCAGTACACCCGTGATACACTCCAGTATACGGATGAATCGATCGACGTGGTTCGCGAGGGAGACGTCGACGTGATCCACTGGGCTCCGGCCGACGAGAACGTCTCGCTCCAGCTCCGGACGATGGGCGGGGACGTCTTCGGTCACGCGGAACCGGGTGTCGCCGCACTCGATCCCGACGACACCGTCCAGTTCGTCCGCGTCGGGTTCGCTCGAATCGACCGCCACGACGACGAGGAGACGGTCGCGTACTTTTCTCACCCGTAG
- the tmcA gene encoding tRNA(Met) cytidine acetyltransferase TmcA: MNSVALAADLVAEAATVDERRLLVLAGDREVGYSHLEGILDTLDVPISQTTLVGPDDRLRCEHLTQSTAGRLLGTTRDVVAVDAHRACRPNALGRVVGAVDGGGLVILLTPSLETWPDRRDAFDETLASPPYTVDDVTGHFRRRLVETLETHPGIGIVDVDDDRVIRSGRTDPAPQLASQSDEQGVPADAVFPDEAFEACLTADQRDTVAAFEPFLATPNQQTAVVVEADRGRGKSSAAGLAAGALAAAGLDVAVTAPSPDGCLEVFARARELAADLDSISESEDPQEDDRIHSTITTASGGRVRFATATEVDSWIDEPDVVIVDEAAALPVSILETTLAAERVAYATTVHGYEGTGRGFDVRFRDRLDEGVHDVLTRSLVEPIRYAAGDPIETWAFRVLALDARPPVEPLIADATVSNVSYEHPDPAALVADEHRLRETFGLLVLAHYRTEPTDLARLLDAPNVTVRTLERDGHVVAVALLAREGGLDADWRADMYEGVRIRGNMIPDVLTSQLRDESAGAPVGYRVIRIATHHAVRSCGLGSHLLSKIREEVGSEADWLGSGFGATPELLRFWHRNGYETIHASTTRNDRSGEYSAIVVHPTSERGEALRDRHTTWFARRLPAVLADALEDLAVDTARALLRSIPAAAVPALPRDPHSWRVVAGAAYGPGLFDVDPGPFRPLIVRAIIEQPALPGDGLSTREERLLVRRGLQARAWSSVADELGYHSTGQCMRSFGDALTPLVDHYGTDARSVGDDAAETVRALRTRFDGE; the protein is encoded by the coding sequence ATGAACTCGGTGGCGCTCGCGGCGGACCTCGTGGCGGAAGCGGCGACCGTCGACGAGCGTCGCCTCCTCGTTCTCGCAGGCGACAGGGAGGTCGGCTACAGCCACCTCGAAGGGATCCTCGACACTCTCGACGTCCCGATCAGCCAGACCACGCTCGTCGGTCCCGACGATCGGCTTCGCTGTGAGCACCTGACCCAGTCGACGGCAGGCCGGCTCCTGGGAACGACCAGGGACGTCGTCGCCGTCGACGCACATCGGGCGTGCCGACCGAACGCACTCGGACGCGTCGTCGGCGCGGTCGACGGTGGTGGACTCGTGATCTTGCTCACACCCTCGCTCGAGACGTGGCCCGATCGCCGAGACGCGTTCGACGAGACGCTCGCGTCGCCACCGTACACCGTCGACGACGTCACCGGTCACTTCCGGAGACGGCTCGTCGAGACTCTCGAGACACATCCCGGAATCGGGATCGTCGACGTCGACGACGACCGCGTCATCCGAAGCGGGCGGACCGATCCAGCCCCTCAGCTGGCGTCGCAGTCGGATGAGCAGGGCGTTCCAGCCGACGCTGTCTTCCCCGATGAGGCGTTCGAGGCCTGTCTGACCGCCGACCAACGAGATACCGTCGCGGCCTTCGAGCCGTTCCTCGCGACGCCCAACCAGCAAACCGCGGTCGTCGTCGAGGCGGACCGTGGTCGCGGAAAGTCCAGTGCGGCGGGACTGGCAGCCGGTGCGCTCGCGGCGGCAGGGCTAGACGTCGCCGTTACCGCACCGTCGCCGGACGGTTGTCTCGAAGTGTTCGCCCGCGCTCGCGAACTCGCCGCCGATCTCGACTCGATTTCAGAGTCGGAAGACCCCCAGGAGGACGATCGTATCCATTCCACCATCACGACTGCTTCCGGGGGGCGAGTCCGGTTCGCGACCGCGACCGAGGTCGACTCGTGGATCGACGAACCCGATGTCGTCATCGTCGACGAAGCGGCCGCACTGCCCGTCTCGATACTCGAGACGACGCTCGCTGCGGAGCGAGTCGCCTACGCGACGACCGTCCACGGCTACGAGGGGACCGGTCGCGGATTCGACGTCAGGTTCCGCGATCGACTCGACGAGGGGGTCCACGACGTGCTCACGCGGTCGCTCGTCGAGCCGATTCGCTACGCTGCCGGCGATCCGATCGAGACGTGGGCCTTTCGCGTCCTCGCGCTGGACGCCCGGCCACCGGTCGAACCGCTGATCGCCGACGCGACCGTCTCGAACGTCAGCTACGAACACCCGGATCCCGCGGCGCTCGTCGCCGACGAACACCGCCTTCGAGAGACGTTCGGATTGCTCGTGCTCGCCCACTACCGGACCGAGCCGACCGACCTGGCCCGATTGCTCGATGCGCCGAACGTGACCGTCCGAACCCTGGAGCGAGACGGGCACGTCGTCGCCGTCGCGCTGCTCGCCCGCGAAGGGGGACTCGACGCGGACTGGCGCGCCGACATGTACGAGGGGGTGCGCATCCGCGGGAACATGATTCCCGACGTACTGACGAGCCAGCTCAGGGACGAATCGGCTGGCGCCCCGGTGGGCTACCGTGTGATTCGGATCGCGACACACCACGCCGTTCGGTCATGCGGCCTCGGCTCGCACCTGCTCTCGAAGATTCGGGAGGAAGTTGGGTCCGAAGCGGACTGGCTGGGTTCCGGATTCGGTGCGACGCCCGAACTCCTGCGATTCTGGCACCGAAACGGGTACGAGACGATCCACGCGTCGACGACGCGAAACGACCGCAGCGGTGAGTACTCCGCGATCGTCGTCCATCCGACGAGCGAACGTGGTGAAGCCCTCCGTGATCGCCACACGACCTGGTTCGCCCGCCGCCTTCCTGCGGTACTCGCCGACGCACTCGAGGACCTCGCGGTCGATACCGCCCGGGCGCTGCTGCGATCGATACCGGCAGCGGCCGTACCCGCACTCCCACGGGACCCCCACAGCTGGCGCGTCGTCGCCGGGGCCGCCTACGGACCCGGCCTGTTCGACGTCGATCCCGGTCCGTTCCGGCCGCTGATCGTCCGCGCGATAATCGAACAACCAGCGCTGCCCGGAGACGGGCTATCGACTCGCGAGGAGCGATTGCTCGTCCGTCGGGGCCTCCAGGCACGAGCCTGGTCGTCGGTGGCCGACGAACTCGGCTACCACTCGACGGGCCAGTGTATGCGATCGTTCGGTGACGCCCTCACACCACTCGTCGATCACTACGGGACGGACGCCCGATCGGTCGGCGACGACGCCGCCGAAACGGTTCGTGCGCTCCGAACGCGATTCGACGGCGAATAG
- a CDS encoding alpha/beta hydrolase, with protein MPQQGTEEATRSASRRRVLRGLATTGLAGSAILAGSGTASAGSKGGCDDPPTAFPRVTTRGHFDTTWYGSVYLTDGNDATNYEYAGDGIPGIHSAPGDELLVFVHGWNNDAEGGVCTFGDADETFSAEGYAQPFVGFSWDADFGWYNATEIAEENGPKLAAFTHAYKAANPGVTVRYVAHSLGARVALSAVEQLSEWGHHDDLASLSLLGGAADDESVSMEGTYGPDIEAAVGDVHNYWMEDDEILNWAYGTAELGDAVGNDGCDGTPPSNYTDHNVAYVPSHFDYAAADGCIHEVVSTF; from the coding sequence ATGCCACAACAGGGCACGGAAGAGGCAACTCGATCGGCGTCCAGACGACGAGTACTCCGCGGACTGGCGACGACCGGACTCGCCGGGAGCGCCATCCTCGCGGGATCGGGAACTGCGAGCGCCGGTAGCAAGGGCGGCTGTGACGACCCACCGACGGCGTTTCCGCGAGTGACGACACGCGGTCACTTCGACACGACGTGGTACGGAAGCGTCTACCTCACAGACGGCAACGACGCGACCAACTACGAGTACGCTGGCGACGGGATTCCCGGCATCCACAGCGCCCCGGGCGACGAACTACTCGTGTTCGTCCACGGCTGGAACAACGACGCCGAGGGCGGGGTCTGTACGTTCGGCGACGCCGACGAGACGTTTTCCGCCGAGGGATACGCACAGCCGTTCGTCGGGTTCTCGTGGGACGCCGACTTCGGCTGGTACAACGCCACCGAGATCGCCGAGGAAAACGGCCCGAAACTCGCGGCGTTCACCCACGCCTACAAGGCGGCCAACCCGGGCGTCACCGTTCGGTACGTCGCCCACTCACTCGGCGCTCGCGTCGCTTTGTCGGCGGTCGAGCAACTCTCGGAGTGGGGCCATCACGACGATCTCGCGTCACTCTCACTCCTCGGCGGCGCCGCGGACGACGAATCCGTCTCGATGGAGGGCACCTACGGCCCCGACATCGAAGCCGCCGTGGGCGACGTACACAACTACTGGATGGAAGACGACGAGATTCTGAACTGGGCGTACGGGACCGCCGAACTGGGAGACGCAGTCGGAAACGACGGCTGCGACGGAACGCCGCCGTCGAACTACACGGACCACAACGTCGCGTACGTCCCGAGTCACTTCGATTACGCGGCCGCCGACGGCTGTATCCACGAGGTCGTCTCGACGTTCTAA
- the rpsB gene encoding 30S ribosomal protein S2, which yields MTENDTSQEGLDAAEEEIDEEPAEGAGPAAESEEVTEADDAQPAADDAADEPATEEADDGPTLDDDVMSDEDVDLLIPVEDYLGAGVHIGTQQKTSDMERFIHRVRTDGLYVLDVSMTDGRIRTAADFLENYDPEQILVTSSRQYGRFPAEKFAEAVGARARTGRFIPGTLTNPKYDGYIEPDVLVVTDPIGDAQAVKEAITVGIPVIAMCDSNNQTGNVDLVVPTNNKGRKALSVVYWLLANEVLDRRGAEPSYALEDFESMV from the coding sequence ATGACAGAGAACGACACATCACAGGAGGGCCTCGACGCCGCCGAGGAGGAGATCGACGAGGAGCCAGCCGAGGGGGCTGGCCCCGCCGCCGAATCCGAGGAGGTCACCGAGGCCGACGACGCACAGCCCGCCGCAGACGACGCTGCGGACGAACCCGCTACCGAGGAGGCAGACGACGGCCCCACGCTCGACGACGACGTCATGAGCGACGAGGACGTCGATCTGCTCATCCCGGTCGAGGACTACCTGGGCGCCGGTGTTCACATCGGTACCCAGCAGAAGACGTCGGACATGGAGCGGTTCATCCACCGCGTCCGAACCGACGGTCTGTACGTCCTCGACGTCTCGATGACCGACGGCCGGATTCGCACGGCTGCGGACTTCCTCGAGAACTACGATCCGGAGCAGATCCTGGTCACCTCGTCCCGTCAGTACGGCCGATTCCCGGCCGAGAAGTTCGCCGAGGCCGTCGGTGCACGTGCCCGGACGGGTCGGTTCATTCCCGGGACGCTGACCAATCCGAAGTACGACGGCTACATCGAACCCGACGTGCTCGTCGTCACGGACCCGATCGGCGACGCCCAGGCCGTCAAGGAGGCTATCACGGTCGGGATTCCGGTCATCGCGATGTGTGACTCCAACAACCAGACCGGTAACGTCGACCTCGTCGTCCCGACGAACAACAAGGGTCGCAAGGCTCTCTCGGTCGTCTACTGGTTGCTCGCGAACGAGGTCCTCGACCGCCGCGGCGCGGAGCCGTCCTACGCGCTCGAGGACTTCGAGAGCATGGTGTAG
- the idsA3 gene encoding geranylfarnesyl diphosphate synthase — MTSPEAREQTVLEAVRKRRELVNEAIPEELPVRRPERLYEASRYLLDAGGKRLRPSVLLATAEALTDVEPLSQSYRSFEPLDDSDPVDMLAAAVSVEVIQSFTLIHDDIMDDDDLRRGVPAVHREYDVETAILAGDTLYSKAFEIMLDTGAETDRMVRALDVLANTCTQICEGQSLDVQFEERDEVTTDEYLGMVEQKTAVLYAASAALPAVLLGADEETVDALYGYGLDIGRGFQIHDDVLDLTVPSETLGKQRGSDLVENKQTLITVHARGQGVDVDSLVDTDDVDAVTEAEIDDAVATLEDAGSIEYARSKARELVSNGTDRLNVLPENEAHDLLEDIADYLVERGY, encoded by the coding sequence ATGACGAGCCCTGAGGCACGCGAACAGACGGTGCTCGAAGCGGTCCGGAAGCGTCGCGAACTGGTCAACGAGGCGATTCCCGAGGAACTCCCGGTTCGCCGACCGGAACGGCTCTACGAAGCGTCGCGCTACCTGCTCGACGCGGGTGGCAAGCGGCTCCGACCGTCGGTACTGCTCGCGACAGCAGAAGCGCTGACCGACGTGGAGCCACTCTCGCAGTCGTATCGGTCGTTCGAGCCGCTCGACGACTCGGACCCGGTCGACATGCTGGCGGCAGCCGTCAGCGTCGAAGTGATCCAGTCGTTCACGTTGATTCACGACGACATCATGGACGACGACGATCTCCGACGCGGCGTCCCGGCCGTCCATCGCGAGTACGACGTTGAGACGGCGATTCTGGCGGGCGATACGCTGTACTCGAAGGCGTTCGAGATCATGCTCGATACGGGCGCCGAGACGGATCGGATGGTCCGTGCGCTCGACGTTCTCGCGAACACCTGTACACAGATCTGTGAGGGACAGTCGCTCGACGTCCAGTTCGAAGAGCGTGACGAAGTCACGACCGACGAGTATCTGGGGATGGTCGAACAGAAAACCGCCGTCCTCTACGCGGCATCGGCCGCGCTGCCCGCCGTCCTCCTCGGAGCGGACGAGGAGACTGTCGACGCGCTCTACGGCTACGGCCTCGACATCGGGCGCGGGTTCCAGATCCACGACGACGTCCTCGATCTGACGGTCCCGAGCGAGACGCTCGGCAAACAGCGCGGGAGCGATCTCGTCGAGAACAAACAGACCCTGATCACGGTTCACGCTCGCGGACAGGGCGTCGACGTCGACTCGCTCGTCGACACCGACGACGTCGACGCCGTCACCGAGGCAGAGATCGACGACGCCGTCGCCACGCTCGAAGACGCGGGCAGTATCGAGTACGCTCGATCGAAAGCCCGCGAACTCGTCTCGAACGGGACCGATCGACTGAACGTCCTCCCGGAGAACGAGGCCCACGATCTCTTAGAGGACATCGCGGATTACCTCGTCGAACGCGGCTACTGA